Below is a window of Candidatus Desulfatibia profunda DNA.
ATCGCGGACATAGGTTGCAATCAATCTTTCAGTATCAATTCTCGGGAAGCCTTCCGCAAAAAGCGATTCGATATAAATTCTTTTTATCTTTTTCAATCCCGGTTCCATAAGAATATCCGGATACAACAGAGCCAGTGCAAACCCATCAGCGATTTGCTCAAGGTTGCAAGCATAAAGAGAGAATCCATTTTTACTGAGCCATTCCTCTATGCCGTGACCACATTCGTGCAGTGATCGCTCAATCAGCATACGTGGATGGCGAATAGCCGGTGAAATTTCAACTATCCCATTTTCGTAGCGACCGTTTCCGACGGATAGGTCGCCGTGTCTGATGACGGAAACCTGTTGCTCGAGAACCGTTTTGGGATAGGCAGGAATTTGCTCGAGCAAATCGTTTAAGATATCCGCCTGCCATTGCTTTAGATTAATTTTCATAATTTTATAAATAGCTTTAGAAGATTTATTGTCAAGATCTAAAATGATACGGGTACTTGAATAATTTTTTGAATTTTCTTATAAGCTAAAACAACTTGAACCATTGTGAAGGCAGAGTATACGAATCTTTTTTTTCCCATGAAAATTACGATTTCAAACAATCTGCGTTTAACCGATATCCCCTCGAAGCTGGGGGCAACACTTATGGAGACGCTGAGGTTCCCGAATCCCAAATGGCTTGAGAACGAGAGATTGGGCCGTTGGAATCGGGGTACCCCGAAAGAGCTGCGGTTCTTTGACAAGGTCCGCGACGGTGGCTTGTGGATACCGAGGGGGTATATACGGCAGTTGATACTGCTTTGCAGACGCGACGGGGTTTCGTATCAGATCGACGACCGCAGGCGCAGCCTGCCGGATGTAAATTTCAACTTTAACGGCAGCTTAAAATTTTTCCAAAAAGAGGCGGTTCAGGTCATGCTGGCCAAGGAGTTCGGCACCCTGAGTGCGCCCACCGGAAGCGGAAAAACAGTCATGGCGCTGTACATCATCTCCCGACGCAAGCAGCCCGCTTTGATTGTGGTGCATACCAAGGATCTGGCCCATCAATGGGTCGAGAGAATCGATGAATTTCTGGGAATTCCGGCTGGTGAGGTCGGCTTTATCGGCGGCGGAAAAAAGATTATGGGGGAAAAGGTTACGGTCGCCCTGGTGCAATCGCTTTATAAATGCACAGACGAAGTTTCGCCCCGGATCGGCTTTCTGGTCGTTGACGAGTGCCATCGCTGTCCGAGCCGAACCTTTACCGAAGCTGTAACCGATTTTGATTCACACTATATGCTGGGTTTTTCGGCAACACCTTTTCGCCGCGACAATCTGACTAAATTGATTTTCTGGTATCTTGGCGACCTGCATCACAAGATCGATCAACGTCGCCTGGTGGAAAGCGGCGATGTGTTGTCTGCTGAAGTCATTGTCAGAGAAACCGACTTTAAACCGTATTTCGATCCGGTGAACGAATACAGCAAAATGATGTCGGAGCTCACCGCGAACGACCAGCGCAACCATCTGATCGCCGCCGATATTGCCCGCGAAGCCGGCAGCAATCCGGGCATCTGTCTGGTACTGTCGGACAGGAAAAAACACTGTGAAACCTTGCAGGCGCTTTTGCGCTACAGGTATAAGATATCATCCGAACTGCTTACCGGTGACCTCAGTATCGTACAGCGGCAAGCCGTTCTGGAACGATTGAATCAAGGGGATGTCAGAGTACTCTTGGCCACCGGCCAACTGATAGGGGAGGGCTTTGATCGGAAGGATTTGTCGCCCTTGTTTTTGGCAACGCCCATTAAATTCAGCGGACGGGTAATCCAGTATCTTGGCCGGGTGCTGCGGCCGGCACCCGGCAAAACAAAAGCCAGAGTCTATGACTATGTTGATGTGCACGTCGATGTGCTCAGAGCCGCCGCCAAAACAAGACAGAGGGTTTTCAGGCAGCGTGCCGGGCTTTAAAGGCCCGGGAGAGCGATGCATCCATAACGGCTTCATACCCGGTCAATCGGGCCACCACGACCCCCTGAGTGTCCAGGAATGTAAACTCTCCTTTTATTTTACGGCTGGATACCTCCTTTACTTCGAGAACTACCGTAATTTCATCTGAGGGAAAACCATTGCGATACTGACGATAACCGGCACTGTAACTCGGCAGGGAAACAACCGACTTTTCTTCAAACCCCCAAATGATCGCCATCTGAAAGGCCGAATCGAGAACCAATGGATCGCCGATCCATTTGCTGCGCAATGGCTCTTTCATCCATTTTGTCGGGGAAGGCGCCGTGGAAATCCGGGCTACCATTCCGCGGGAAGAATAGCCGATAATCTCCTGGATCCCGCGAAGTTCAAAGCCGTGGAAAAGAATTTTTTCATAGACTTCGTCTAAATTTCTTGTATACGGTTTTGAAGCGATATCCCCGAACGTATTGAAAGCCGGAGGCGCTTTCAGTTTGTCGGTTAAAATTGCCGTTGCCCTCGAGTGAATCACATCCATATCATTGTGAATGCCGTCCCGGATTTCAACATTAACCTCGAAAACAGATCCTTTTTTTCTGGGTTTGCCGGCCAAAAGGCGGATCAGCTTTTTTCCCTTATCGAGTTTGATTCCCTGAAAAAGCCGGATGTCATCAAATCCGTGAAGCAAAAGTCCCGGATTTTCATGCAGGGCTCCATGGCCGAGCCATTCGGTCATGAGCGCAAACGGAACCACCGGTTTTCCATCCAGGATGTGGGCTCCAAGAATCGGATATCGATCGACGTCGATTTCACGTTTAATAGTCAAGGATAGTTTTTCTTTTGACGATGACTCCAGCGGTTGGGTTGCAGCCAAACAGGTAGCCTCGACTCTATTTTTCGTTTGTGCGGGCATAATGTTGGCACCGACGACAACTTCCACCGGAGCATATTTGTCAGCTTGCATCTCATAGATCATGCAC
It encodes the following:
- a CDS encoding DEAD/DEAH box helicase gives rise to the protein MKITISNNLRLTDIPSKLGATLMETLRFPNPKWLENERLGRWNRGTPKELRFFDKVRDGGLWIPRGYIRQLILLCRRDGVSYQIDDRRRSLPDVNFNFNGSLKFFQKEAVQVMLAKEFGTLSAPTGSGKTVMALYIISRRKQPALIVVHTKDLAHQWVERIDEFLGIPAGEVGFIGGGKKIMGEKVTVALVQSLYKCTDEVSPRIGFLVVDECHRCPSRTFTEAVTDFDSHYMLGFSATPFRRDNLTKLIFWYLGDLHHKIDQRRLVESGDVLSAEVIVRETDFKPYFDPVNEYSKMMSELTANDQRNHLIAADIAREAGSNPGICLVLSDRKKHCETLQALLRYRYKISSELLTGDLSIVQRQAVLERLNQGDVRVLLATGQLIGEGFDRKDLSPLFLATPIKFSGRVIQYLGRVLRPAPGKTKARVYDYVDVHVDVLRAAAKTRQRVFRQRAGL